DNA sequence from the Edaphobacter lichenicola genome:
ATGCCCATGGTTACTCTGACTCCAGCCAGCGATGAAGGCGAAGCTGTGTGATCTGGCGTTGTTGTTCTACTGCTTCGCGTAGCTCTGTGCTCGCGTCGTTTTGCATTCGTGCTTGCAGGATGGCGAGAATCTCTGCGGATGATTTGCTTGTGGCGCAGACGATGAAGATTCTGCCGAAGCGCTCTTCGTAGAGGCCGTTCGCGGCTTCGAGAGCTAGCTTCGCGGCATGATCTTCGGAGAGCGCTGCGCGTTGTTCCTGCGCCGACCAACGCAGAGACTCTTCGGTTGCGTGGGTTTGTGCGTGATTTTGACCGATGCGGGGATGGCTGTCGAATGCTTCCTGCCATGCCTGTTCTGGAAGATTGCGCCAGATGACGGCGGAGGTTTCGATGAGAGAGGTTTCGTCTGCGATGGGGCGCGTGGAAGCTAATGCAGCGGCCCACGCGTGGGAGCCGCAGCAGGGGAGTGCCTCGCGGGCTGCGGTGGCGTGGTCGAGCGAGTTCCATCGGGCCAGAACTTTGTTCATGCGTGTGCCTACTATAACTTGACCTCTCTGCCCTGAGGAGTCGAGGCGAAGGTGCCTTCGTGATACACCGGTTCTCCGCGTAGATAGGTGGCTCTTACTACACCGCGCAGGGTTTCGTTGAGGTAGGGCGAGATGGTGTGGCGGTAGTGCAGCTTGTCGGGTGTGACGGCGAACGTTGCTTCGGTGTCGAAGCGGACGAAGTTGGCGTCACGACCGGGTTGGAGTGCGCCTGCCTGGTGAGCGAGTCCGGCGAGGGCTGCGGGTGCGCTACTCATCCAGCGCGTGATGTCTTCGAGCGAGTCGCCGCGATTGGAGCAGTCGGTGTGGATGATCGAGAGCGCGAGGGAGAGGCTGGCGATGCCGCCCCACGCTTGATCGAAGCGGCCGGTGTCGGTGTGCTTCATGTCGGGCAGGCAGGGGGAGTGGTCGGTGACGATCATGTCGATGGTTCCGTCGTGGAGTCCGCGCCATAGGCCACGCTGATTTTCCTTGCTGCGAATGGGAGGCGCGCACTTCAACAGAGTTGCACCTTCGGCAATCTCTTCAGCCGCGAAGTGCAGGTAGTGGGGGCAGGTCTCGACTGTGATGGGGAGGCCTTCTTTGCGGGCGGAGTTCAACTCGGCCAGGGCGAGCGCGGTGGAGAGGTGAACGATGTGCAGGCGGAAGCTGTACTGGCGGCAAAGCCGGATCATCAGGCGAATGGCCTGGAGTTCGGCTTCATCGGGGCGCGACGTCAGGTAGGTTTGGTACTGTCGCCAGTCTGCGTTGCGAAGAGATTGGGTCGCTGCGTCGATCGGGGCGGCTAACTCTGCGTGCACGAGGAGAGGGAGGTCGGATTGGGCGATGGATGGCAGTGCGGCTTCCAGTTGTTGCTGGTCGATCATGGTGAAGCCGTCGCAGCCGGGATAGATGAGAAAGCATTTGAAGCCGCGGACTCCGGCTTGTGCGAGGGGAAGGATGTGGTGCTGATTGTCCGCGACTGCTCCTCCCCAGGGTGACCAATCGACGAAACATTCGCCCTTTGCGACCTCGCGCTTCTCTTCGAGTGCGGCTACGGTGGTGGTCTCGGGGAGACAGTTGAGCGGCATGTCGATGAGCGTGGTGTAGCCTCCGGCTGCTGCGGCGCGGGTTGCGGTGTGGAAGCCCTCCCATTCGGTGCGCCCTGGCTGGTTGATGTGGACGTGGGTATCGACGAGGCCGGGGAGGAGAGCATCGTTGCCGCAGTCGTGAAGGATGGTGTCAGCGGGGATCTCTGACAGACGGCAGATGGCGCGTATGGTTCCGTCGTCTACGAGGAGCGCGCCGGGTTGCGTGCCCTGTGGGGTGACGATGCGTTTTGAGAGAAAGGCATGTGCCATAATTTGATTATTCCGTTTACTTCCGCCGCGCAGAGTGTGACCTAAGGATACCGAGTCGAATGCAGGGCAACCCAGTCTTCATGCAGAGAGCGATCGCGCTGGCAACGGAGAACGTCACCTCCGGTCGCGGAGGGCCGTTTGGCGCAGTGATTGTGCGCGACGGCGAGATCGTTGCTACGGGCGCGAACCGGGTCACAGCGACCAACGACCCGACGGCGCATGGCGAGATTGTAGCAATCCGCAATGCTTGCCAGACGCTTGGGACGTTTCTGCTGACGGGATGCCATATCTATACCAGCTGTGAGCCTTGTCCGATGTGTCTTGCTGCGATCTACTGGGCGCACTGCGAGGCGATTTTTTATGGGAACTGTGCCGCCGATGCTGCCGCGGCTGGTTTTGACGATGCTTTTCTCTACGAGGAGATGAAGCTGCCGCTCGATCAGAGAAAGATTCCTATGGTAAATCTTCTGCCGGAGCAGGCGATTTCGAGCTTTGAGGCCTGGCGTGAGCACGCCGGCAGAATCGACTATTGAGAGATGACGACGAAGCGGAAGAAGAGTGTTGCGGCAAATAAAGTGGATTCAGTCGTGAAGGTTGCGCTGCTTGGGTTTGGCACGGTGGGTGGATCGGTGGCGCGGGTGCTGTCCGTGTCGAGGTTTCCGGGTGTGCAGCTGACGCATATCTTCAACCGCAATGTGGATCGGAAGCGTAGCTCTGAAGCTGCGAAGTTGGTGCCAGCTTCGGTGGTGTGGACCGATAGCATCGATGTGATTCTGCGGTCGGATGTTGACGTTGTGGTTGAGTTGATGGGCGGCCTGAACCCGGTGGAAGGATGGCTGCGCAAGGCTCTTGCTGCCGGCAAGTCTGTGGTTACGGCGAATAAGCAGCTCATCGCGTATCGAGGGACCGGGTTGGCGAAGTTTGCTGCGCAGCATAACGTCCACCTGTTGCATGGAGCGGCTGTTGCGGGTGGTGTGCCGGTGATTCCGGGGATGCTGCAGGGGCTGTGCGGCGACCAGGTGACGAGACTCAGCGGCATTGTGAACGGCACCTGCAACTACATTCTGAGCCGGATGGAGGCTGGCGCGGACTACGCGACCGTTCTGGAGGATGCGCAGCAGCTTGGCTATGCGGAGGTTGATCCCTCTGCCGATGTCGATGGCTACGATGCGCGGGCGAAGCTTTGCATTCTGTCGCGCATTGCGATGCACGCTGAGTTGGACCCGGATGCGGTGGCGATACAGACGATCTCGGCGATTGAGGCGATCGATTTTTCTTATGCGAAGGAGCTGAACTGTACCATTCGCCAGGTTTCGCGGGCTGAGCTTGACGGAAAGCTGGTGCATGCGCGGGTTGCGCCGATGCTGGTTCCGCTGGCATCGCCGATGGCGTGGTCGCATGGCACACAGAATATGGTGGTGGTGAGCGGTAGGTTTGGCGGCGATGTTGTTTTTTCGGGACACGGTGCGGGCGGCGAGCCTACGGCGGTTGCGGTGGTGTCGGACCTGCTGGCCGTTGCGCAGGATTGCAGGACGGTACAGCTGCCGGTGCGAAGGCGTGAGGTGACGGGAGATTTTCTGGCACCGCACTATCTGCGATTTGTTGTTGACGACAAGCCGGGAATTGTCTCTGCGATTTCGGGGGCGCTCTCGAAGGTGGGAGCTAATATCGATTCGCTGCTGCAGCGGCGGGGATATCCGAAGCATCGGCTTCCGTTTGTGGTGACGACGGAACCTTGCCTGAGCTCGACGATTGAGCGGGCTTTGGCTTCGGTGGCGCGGATGGATTGCATGTTAGAGAAGCCGCTTTGTTTGCAGATGCTGGAAGTGGAAGACAAGGCAGAATAAAAGCGGCGCAGGGTGCGTGCGCCGCTTCTTTCGTTGCTGAGTGTGGGTTAGTACTTGGGCAGCGAGGGGTCGATCTTGTCGGCCCAGGCAAGGATGCCGCCGGTTAGATTCGATACGTTGGTGAATCCCGCCTGCTTGAGGGCGAGGGCGGCTTTCTGGCTGCGAGCGCCGGACTTGCAGTGGACGACGATCTCGCTGTTCTTTTTGTCGGCTAGTTCGGCGGTGCGAAGGGCGATCTCTCCGACCGGGATGAGCGGCGCGCCGAGGTTTACGATCTTGTACTCGTGTGGCTCACGAACGTCGAGGACGAAGACGTCTTCCTTCGCGTCGAGCTTGCGTTTCAGCTCCTGGACAGAGATCTGCGGGATGCCATCGACGACGGGAAGGTCGCTGACTGCCTTGTCGCGTGCGACTTCGAGGGGACCGACTTCGCTGGGTGGGGTGATGCCGCAGAACTGGTCGTAGTCGATGAGTTCGGTCACGGTTGGGTTTGGTCCGCAGACTGGGCACTCGGGATTTTTGCGCAGCTTGAGGGTGCGGAAGCTCATGCCGAGGGCGTCCACGAGGAGCAGACGACCGATCAAGGGCTCGCCGATGCCGAGGATCAGCTTGATGGTCTCGGTGGCCTGGATGACTCCGACGAGGCCGGGGAGAATGCCGAGGACACCGCCTTCGGCGCAGGAGGGAACCAGGCCCGGCGGTGGCGGCTCGGGGTAGAGGCAGCGGTAGCAGGGGCCTTCCTTGGTGCCGAAGACGCTGGCCTGACCCTCGAAGCGGAAGATGGAGCCGTAGGCGTTGGGTTTACCGAGCAGAACGCAGGCGTCGTTGACCAGGTAGCGGGTCTGGAAGTTGTCGGTGCCGTCGGCGATGACGTCGTAGTCTTTCAGGATCTCGAGCGCGTTGGCGCTGGTGAGCATGGTGTTGTGCTTGATGACGTTGACGGTGGGGTTGAGGCCCTTGAGCATGATCTCGGCGGAGTCGACCTTGAGCTTGCCGACGGTCGCGGTGGAGTGGATGATCTGGCGCTGCAGGTTGCTGGCGTCGACGGTGTCGAAGTCGACGAGGCCGATGGTGCCTACGCCGGCGGCTGCGAGGTAAAGGGCAAGGGGTGCTCCCAGACCTCCGGTGCCGACGCACAGGACCTTGGCGGCCTTCAGCTTCTGCTGACCTTCCATCCCGACTTCGGGGAGGATGAGGTGCCGGGAGTAACGGGCAATCTCGTCATTAGAGAGTCTTGGGAGTTCTACGGTCTCTTCTAGGGCTGTTGGCATTGTCTTTTTCCTCTCCTCTCGTGGAGGCGTCAAAAAATCTTCATCTCGTAAAACTGTCTTAGAACTTAGACGGTTACAAATAGGAAAATTTTAGAGTCGACAGCTCGTACCGCCGGCAATGGAGGGGATGATCGTGAGTTCGTCTGTGTCGGTTGCCGCGGTCTCTTCCTTGTTCGGGAGGTAGCGGATGTCGTCGTCGTTGAGGTAGACGTTGACGAACGAACGGAGCTTGCCCTCCGGAGTGAAGAGGTGTGGCTTGAGTTCAGGGTATTGGACAGTCAGTTGCTGAAAGACGCTGCCGACGGTTGTTCCCGCGACGCTGACGGTCTCGAGTCCGCCTGTGTAGGCGCGCAGCGGGGTGGGGATGTGAATGTTCATGCCTGACCTTTCTGGTTGTGGACCGCAGCTTCGGCGACGTTCGCGGCGATGTCGATTTGAATTGGTTCGTCGTCGAATCTCTTGTCCTCTTCTGTTGTTCCGCTCAGCAGGAAGGAGTTTGTCAGGACAGCCTTGCCCTGTTCGACGCTGGTGATGATGTAGGAGCAGCCCAGCCAGTGGGCTTCTGCGAAGTCGGTCTTGGACCACTGGGCGGGATGGTCGGGATGGGAGTGGTAGAAGCCGACGATGTCCAGGCCGAGGCCGCGCGCCTGGCGCTGAATCTTGACCAGCTCCTGTGGGGCGATCTGATAGCGGTTGTGGGCGGAGTCGGTGCGGGTGTTGCCGGCACGGACGATCTGTTGGACGTGATTGACCGCCGCGGCGCCATTGCCCTCGCCGGCGACGTTCTTTCCGAGCAGGACGCCGCAGCACTCGTTCGGGTAGGTCTCTTCGCCGTGAGCGCGCAGGGCTTCGTAGTCAGCGTAGTGGATGCGAAGCATCTGGGTTAGCCCTCCTGCCAGAAGCGTTCGCTCATGTATTTTTCTGCTGAGTCGCAGAGGATGGTGACGATGATTGCCTCGCGGCCAGCGCTGGCTTCCCGCTCGCCGATTTGAAGGGAGGCGGCGACGGCGGCGGCAGAGGAGATTCCGACGAGCAGGCCCTGGTTGCGGGCTAGATTTTTCACCATGTCGTAGGCGGTTTCGGTGGGCATGTCGATGTTGGCGTCGGCGAGTGTGGGGTCGTAGATGCGCGGCACGATTGCGGTTGCCATGTGCTTGAGGCCTTCGAGGCCGTTGAACGGCGAGTCCGGCTGCATGGAGATGCAACGGATTGACGGGTTCAGCTCCTTGAGGCGGCGGGTCGTGCCCATGAAGGTGCCGCTGGTTCCGAGGCCGGCGACGAAGTGGGTCACCTGGCCTTCGGTCTGCTCCCAGATCTCGTTTGCGGTGGTGCGGTAGTGCGCCTTCCAGTTCTCGTCGTTGGAGTACTGATCGGCGTAGTAGTACTTGTCGGGTTCGGCTGCGGCCAGCTCTCTCGCTTTGCGGATTGCGCCGTCGGAGCCGTTGGCTGGGTCGGTCCAGAGAACCTCTGCTCCGTAGGCGGCGAGGTAGCGTTTGCGTTCGGGCGAGACGTTCGACGGCATGCAGAGGGTAACGCGAAAGCCTAACGCAGCACCCAGCATGGCGTAGGCGATCCCGGTGTTGCCGCTGGTGGCATCGAGCAGGCCGCGTGTGTCGCTGAGGAGGCCTCTGCGCTGTGCGTCGGTGACGATGGCGGAGGCGGCACGATCTTTCACCGAGCCGCCGGGGTTCGCCCATTCCGCTTTGCCTAAGATTTGGATTCCGGGCAGATGGGCGCTGAGGCGCTCGAGCCTGACCAGCGGAGTGTGGCCGACGCGGTCGAGGATGCTGGTTCCAAACGGTTTGAGGGTGGTGATCATGCAGCTTCCATCTTCTTTTGACTCATTTGAACAGTTATGCGCCGCTGCGATTGAAGGACTCTCGCGGATGTGCGACAGTTAATCGAGTCTAACGTATTGCCTTATGACGAAAAAGATCCCACAGCGAAACTTCAATGACGTTCTTGGTCTCCTCGGTGGCCAGAGATTCGATGTTGCCCCTGCTCAGGAGGGTGCAAAGCGAACGCCAAATGCTGTCCAGGTAAGGAAATACGGCTGTGCGGCTGAGATTGCCGCGGCTCCGGACGGCACGGTCGAGATTCTGGCTCGGCCGGGGTGGCTGCTGAATGGCGAGATTGCGCGCGTGCTTGACCGGGGGTATCAGAAGTTTCTCAAGACGAGCAAGCTGGAGATTCCCGCGTCGGCGGATCATCTGCGGGCGATCCATGAGTTCACTGAAGAGTTGAACGAAGCGATTGGCGCGACGAGCCTTTACAACCAGGCGCTGGGGACGACCAGCAATGTGTATCACTACGATCGGGTCAAGGGGCGGGATTAGGTTTAGTTGGGAAATAGCCGGGACGCGACGAGGTTAGCGTCGCCGGTTCTGCTCGCGCTGGAGTTCGCGATAGGCTTCGCTCTTGCCGATGCCGCGTTCGCGGGCGACTCGCTTAAGGGCATCCATCTCGCTGATTCCTTCTGACTTCATCATTGCTGAGATCTCTGCGGCGAGGGTGGTTTTCTTGTCTTTCTTGTCTTCGGAGGTGCTCTCGATTGAGGTGGGCGCGAGCATCAGTACTATCTCTCCGCGGACGCTGGCGCGCGTGGCTAATTGGGATCGTAGGTCGGCGACTGTTCCTCGCAAAAACTCTTCATGCAGCTTGGTCAGCTCGCGGGCAATGACGATGTACTGCTCGGGACCAAAGACGGCGTCGATGTCGGCCAGGGTGTCGAGGATGCGGTGTGGGGCTTCGTAGAAGACATGGGTTACCTCGCCTCGCACGAGGTCTTCGAGAGCGGTCTTTCGCTGGCCTGCCTTGGCGGGGAGAAAGCTGTGGAAGGTGAAGCGCTCGGTGGAGAGGCCGCTTGCGATCAGGCCGCTGATTGCGGCGTTTGCGCCTGGGATGGGAAAGACATCGACTCCGGCGGCGAGGGCAGCGGCGACGATCTGGCCGCCGGGGTCGGCTATGCCGGGGGTTCCGGCGTCGCTGACGACGGCGATGCGGGCGCCGGTCTTCAGCTCGGCTATGAGCTCTTCGGTGCGTGAGCCCTCGTTGTGCATGTGATAGCTGACGGTCGGGGTGTGAATCTCGAAGTGATTGAGGAGCTTTTGCGTCTGACGTGTGTCCTCGCAGGCGATACGGTCCGCTTGTCGCAGGACTCGCAGCGCCCGGAGCGTGATGTCTTCGAGGTTGCCGATGGGGGTGGCTACGAGGTAGAGCCCCGGCGCCAGCGGCCGGTCGCCCTTGTCGTGGTGCGCGAGCATTATTCCGGTTGCCGCAGCTTGCGGCGCTGGTTCAGCATGCCCATGGAGAGAGCTAGATTCTGCGGCGTGATGATGCCGACGATGCGGTCGCCTTCGAGGACTGGAACCATCTGCGCGCCCTGGCCGGCCATGATGCGACGGAGCGTCTTGACGAGCGAATCGTCGGGCTGGGCGGTCTGGAAGGAGCGCGTCATAACACCCTGCACGTAGCCGTTGCCGTCGCTTTGCAGGGCGTCCACGATGCTCTGCCGTGAGACGGCGCCGACGAGATTCGATCCACGCACGACGGGAAAGACGTCCTGCAGAGTATGGACGGAGCGTTGGAGTGCGTCTTCGAGCGTGTCGGAGGCCGACAGCATGCTGAACTGCGTGAGCATCACGTCGCGCATCCGCACTGCGTCGACATCGGTTTGCAGCAGGAGGCCCTGATCTTCCATGTGCGCGCCGATCATGAGGAACGCGCCGATCATGACCAGCCACATGTTCGGTGCGAGTAGGCCAGCGACGATAAGGGCGATGGAGATGAACTGGCCCAGACCTGCTGCGGCTCGTGAGCTCTTCATGACGCCTTTGGTCTTGGCGAACTCGCCGCGAAAGACGCGGCCGCCATCGAGTGGTGACGCTGGCAGCAGATTGACGACGCCGAGCAGGATGTTCATCCAGACAGCGGCCCTCAGCAGGTGCAGGGGCGACATCCAGGGCCGCTCGAGGATGCTGACCTCGGGAGCGATTGCGAGCGTCATCGCGGCCAACAGCAGGCCGAATCCGATGTTCGCCGTTGGCCCGATGACGGCCATGCGCTTTTGCATCTCGGGGGTGGAGGCTTTCTCGGTTGCTTCGGTGCTGGCGTAGCTCATCAGGCCGCCGACGGGCAGCAGAAGCACGCTGCGGAGGTCGAGTTCGAACCAGGCTGCCCCGATGGCGCGGGCTACTTCGCGAACGACCACAGCAAGCAGGAGGAGAAGCCAGAGAGCGAATCCTCGGCTCCCGGTGGCACCCGTCATGGAGGCGTAGCTGATCGACAACCCGAGGATAAGGAGGAAGAAGGTGTGAATGCGAACATCCACGCCGAGAAATCTGCCGATCGGAAAAGACCACCCACGCATGTTCACTATTGTATGCGCTGCCGTTACCGGATTCGCATGTTCGCGGCTTAGCATGGGGCTTACCATAGGAAAGATGCGCGTCATTGCAGGTACTTACCGCTCCCGTCAGCTCGCAGCTCCGCGTGGTCTCGAAACTCGTCCTACCAGTGACCGGCTGAGGGAGACGCTGTTCAACATCCTTGCGCCGCGGCTGGAGGGTTGCCGGTTTGTCGATCTTTACGCGGGTACTGGCGCGGTGGGGATTGAAGCGATAAGCCGTGGCGCGGAGCACGTCTGGTTTGCGGAGAACGCTGAGCCGGCGCTGGCTTCGCTGCGACAGAACCTTGCCGCGTTGAAGATCAGTCGCGAGTTTACGTTGGAGGATCGCGGTGTGGGAGCGATGCTGCAACGGCTTGGCAAACTGCCGCAGCCGGTGGATATCGTCTATCTTGATCCGCCGTATGAGGCTGAAGACGAGTACTCCGGCACGCTCAATTTTTTCGGAAGCGTGCGTGGTCGTGCGATTCTTGGCGCGGATGCTCTGGTGATCGCAGAACATGGGAGCAAGTCGAAGCTTGCTTCGCGCTATGGTGCGCTCGAACACACTCGTCAGTTGAAGCAGGGCGATGCAGCGCTCAGCTTTTTTGCCGCTGCGGCGGCTGAGCAAACCCCCCGCCCTGATGATGGCCAGTAAGCAGGTCAACTTCAAAGGCGGCCTCGCGATCGGTCAGCAGGTTCCAACCCATGCCGTGCAGCGTGTTGGCCTCAACGCCGGTGATGCGGACTCCCTCCCAGCTTAGTCGTGCCGTCTCCCACGCTTGTCCGCTTGCACCCCAGGCGATCATCGAGTGAAAGCCGACAAATAAGAGGAGTCCCTGGGACACGAGGGGGCGTGCTTCGACCACCGGCTTCATCTCGAGGTGAGTGCAGTGCTCCGGTTGAGTGGTATCGACGATATAGGCGTAGCCGCCGGCCAGCGCGCACATCTCCTGCGGATTGGGACAGGCAAAGACGCCGGTCGGCATCGCGGAGTTGGTGAAGCCCAGGGCGCAGGTTGCGAGAAATGCTCCTCCGCTGGCTGGGCGAACCATCAGCTGCAACGCGCCGCGGGCCAGAGCATCTTCTTCGCCGGCGATCTGCCTGGGATAGACAAACTGCCGTGCGGGCGCGATGAGGGGCGCGGTCTTGAGGATCTCAGCGGCCCAGTTCTGAGCAAATTTTTCGGCAGCATCTGTCGGCTGATCGAGCATCATTGGGTCGCGTCCAGGGCTTGCGCTATGTCTTCGAGGAGGTCCTCGATGGCTTCGCAGCCGGCGCTCATGCGGATGAAGCCGTCAGGGACTGCGTCGCCGCCCCACTTCGCTCGGCGCTCCGCTGTGGTCGTTACGCCGCCGAAGCTGGTCGCGTCAGTTAGCAGAATCGATTTGGAGAGAAAGGTGTCGGCGGATTTTTTATTTTGTAAGACGAAGCTCAACACCGGGCCGAAGTAGCGCATCTGTTTCTTCGCGATCGCGTGGCCGGGATGCGACGGTAAGCCCGGATAGAAGACGCCTGTCACTTCTTTTCTTGATGCGAGGAATTCGGCGATGCGCTGCGCGTTTTCGCAGGAGCGCTCGAGGCGCAGGGGGAGTGTTGCGATTGAACGCAGCGCGAGCCATGCTTCCATTGGGCCGAGGGCAGCTCCGGTGAGGGTGCGCCATTGGTCGATCTTTGCGCGGAACTCGAGGTCGCGTACTGCGACATGGCCCAACAGGAGGTCGCTGTGTCCGGTCATGGATTTCGTATCCGAGGCGACGGAAAAATCTGCGCCTAGCGCGAGCGGAAGTTGGCCCAGAGGTGTCGGGGTGGTGTTGTCCACCGCGACCAGAGCGCCCGCACGATGCGCTGCTTCGCTGAGCAGGGCGATGTCGCAGATCTCCATGCCGGGATTGCTGGGGGACTCCAGCCAGAGCAGACGTGCGCCATCGAGTAGCTCGGCCTGCGCGTTTCCGGCGGTGGGGGCCATACGCAGTGTGATTCCCATGGGAGCGAAGTACTCCTGCAGCAGGACG
Encoded proteins:
- the uraD gene encoding 2-oxo-4-hydroxy-4-carboxy-5-ureidoimidazoline decarboxylase — encoded protein: MNKVLARWNSLDHATAAREALPCCGSHAWAAALASTRPIADETSLIETSAVIWRNLPEQAWQEAFDSHPRIGQNHAQTHATEESLRWSAQEQRAALSEDHAAKLALEAANGLYEERFGRIFIVCATSKSSAEILAILQARMQNDASTELREAVEQQRQITQLRLHRWLESE
- the allB gene encoding allantoinase AllB → MAHAFLSKRIVTPQGTQPGALLVDDGTIRAICRLSEIPADTILHDCGNDALLPGLVDTHVHINQPGRTEWEGFHTATRAAAAGGYTTLIDMPLNCLPETTTVAALEEKREVAKGECFVDWSPWGGAVADNQHHILPLAQAGVRGFKCFLIYPGCDGFTMIDQQQLEAALPSIAQSDLPLLVHAELAAPIDAATQSLRNADWRQYQTYLTSRPDEAELQAIRLMIRLCRQYSFRLHIVHLSTALALAELNSARKEGLPITVETCPHYLHFAAEEIAEGATLLKCAPPIRSKENQRGLWRGLHDGTIDMIVTDHSPCLPDMKHTDTGRFDQAWGGIASLSLALSIIHTDCSNRGDSLEDITRWMSSAPAALAGLAHQAGALQPGRDANFVRFDTEATFAVTPDKLHYRHTISPYLNETLRGVVRATYLRGEPVYHEGTFASTPQGREVKL
- a CDS encoding nucleoside deaminase, with amino-acid sequence MQGNPVFMQRAIALATENVTSGRGGPFGAVIVRDGEIVATGANRVTATNDPTAHGEIVAIRNACQTLGTFLLTGCHIYTSCEPCPMCLAAIYWAHCEAIFYGNCAADAAAAGFDDAFLYEEMKLPLDQRKIPMVNLLPEQAISSFEAWREHAGRIDY
- a CDS encoding homoserine dehydrogenase encodes the protein MTTKRKKSVAANKVDSVVKVALLGFGTVGGSVARVLSVSRFPGVQLTHIFNRNVDRKRSSEAAKLVPASVVWTDSIDVILRSDVDVVVELMGGLNPVEGWLRKALAAGKSVVTANKQLIAYRGTGLAKFAAQHNVHLLHGAAVAGGVPVIPGMLQGLCGDQVTRLSGIVNGTCNYILSRMEAGADYATVLEDAQQLGYAEVDPSADVDGYDARAKLCILSRIAMHAELDPDAVAIQTISAIEAIDFSYAKELNCTIRQVSRAELDGKLVHARVAPMLVPLASPMAWSHGTQNMVVVSGRFGGDVVFSGHGAGGEPTAVAVVSDLLAVAQDCRTVQLPVRRREVTGDFLAPHYLRFVVDDKPGIVSAISGALSKVGANIDSLLQRRGYPKHRLPFVVTTEPCLSSTIERALASVARMDCMLEKPLCLQMLEVEDKAE
- the moeB gene encoding molybdopterin-synthase adenylyltransferase MoeB, whose protein sequence is MPTALEETVELPRLSNDEIARYSRHLILPEVGMEGQQKLKAAKVLCVGTGGLGAPLALYLAAAGVGTIGLVDFDTVDASNLQRQIIHSTATVGKLKVDSAEIMLKGLNPTVNVIKHNTMLTSANALEILKDYDVIADGTDNFQTRYLVNDACVLLGKPNAYGSIFRFEGQASVFGTKEGPCYRCLYPEPPPPGLVPSCAEGGVLGILPGLVGVIQATETIKLILGIGEPLIGRLLLVDALGMSFRTLKLRKNPECPVCGPNPTVTELIDYDQFCGITPPSEVGPLEVARDKAVSDLPVVDGIPQISVQELKRKLDAKEDVFVLDVREPHEYKIVNLGAPLIPVGEIALRTAELADKKNSEIVVHCKSGARSQKAALALKQAGFTNVSNLTGGILAWADKIDPSLPKY
- a CDS encoding MoaD/ThiS family protein produces the protein MNIHIPTPLRAYTGGLETVSVAGTTVGSVFQQLTVQYPELKPHLFTPEGKLRSFVNVYLNDDDIRYLPNKEETAATDTDELTIIPSIAGGTSCRL
- a CDS encoding Mov34/MPN/PAD-1 family protein — translated: MLRIHYADYEALRAHGEETYPNECCGVLLGKNVAGEGNGAAAVNHVQQIVRAGNTRTDSAHNRYQIAPQELVKIQRQARGLGLDIVGFYHSHPDHPAQWSKTDFAEAHWLGCSYIITSVEQGKAVLTNSFLLSGTTEEDKRFDDEPIQIDIAANVAEAAVHNQKGQA
- a CDS encoding PLP-dependent cysteine synthase family protein codes for the protein MITTLKPFGTSILDRVGHTPLVRLERLSAHLPGIQILGKAEWANPGGSVKDRAASAIVTDAQRRGLLSDTRGLLDATSGNTGIAYAMLGAALGFRVTLCMPSNVSPERKRYLAAYGAEVLWTDPANGSDGAIRKARELAAAEPDKYYYADQYSNDENWKAHYRTTANEIWEQTEGQVTHFVAGLGTSGTFMGTTRRLKELNPSIRCISMQPDSPFNGLEGLKHMATAIVPRIYDPTLADANIDMPTETAYDMVKNLARNQGLLVGISSAAAVAASLQIGEREASAGREAIIVTILCDSAEKYMSERFWQEG
- the rsmI gene encoding 16S rRNA (cytidine(1402)-2'-O)-methyltransferase, which produces MLAHHDKGDRPLAPGLYLVATPIGNLEDITLRALRVLRQADRIACEDTRQTQKLLNHFEIHTPTVSYHMHNEGSRTEELIAELKTGARIAVVSDAGTPGIADPGGQIVAAALAAGVDVFPIPGANAAISGLIASGLSTERFTFHSFLPAKAGQRKTALEDLVRGEVTHVFYEAPHRILDTLADIDAVFGPEQYIVIARELTKLHEEFLRGTVADLRSQLATRASVRGEIVLMLAPTSIESTSEDKKDKKTTLAAEISAMMKSEGISEMDALKRVARERGIGKSEAYRELQREQNRRR
- a CDS encoding CBS domain-containing protein, whose protein sequence is MTRIFPMVSPMLSREHANPVTAAHTIVNMRGWSFPIGRFLGVDVRIHTFFLLILGLSISYASMTGATGSRGFALWLLLLLAVVVREVARAIGAAWFELDLRSVLLLPVGGLMSYASTEATEKASTPEMQKRMAVIGPTANIGFGLLLAAMTLAIAPEVSILERPWMSPLHLLRAAVWMNILLGVVNLLPASPLDGGRVFRGEFAKTKGVMKSSRAAAGLGQFISIALIVAGLLAPNMWLVMIGAFLMIGAHMEDQGLLLQTDVDAVRMRDVMLTQFSMLSASDTLEDALQRSVHTLQDVFPVVRGSNLVGAVSRQSIVDALQSDGNGYVQGVMTRSFQTAQPDDSLVKTLRRIMAGQGAQMVPVLEGDRIVGIITPQNLALSMGMLNQRRKLRQPE
- the rsmD gene encoding 16S rRNA (guanine(966)-N(2))-methyltransferase RsmD → MRVIAGTYRSRQLAAPRGLETRPTSDRLRETLFNILAPRLEGCRFVDLYAGTGAVGIEAISRGAEHVWFAENAEPALASLRQNLAALKISREFTLEDRGVGAMLQRLGKLPQPVDIVYLDPPYEAEDEYSGTLNFFGSVRGRAILGADALVIAEHGSKSKLASRYGALEHTRQLKQGDAALSFFAAAAAEQTPRPDDGQ
- a CDS encoding cystathionine gamma-lyase, whose amino-acid sequence is MRDSTKIIRSTLSRTVPGEPLHAGPVFAAPYHTPGDPADTPYTYARSHNPTWTALERAIGQMESGQLATGESYPATALVFASGMAACAAVFGAVLRPGDVVVLPSNAYYTARVLLQEYFAPMGITLRMAPTAGNAQAELLDGARLLWLESPSNPGMEICDIALLSEAAHRAGALVAVDNTTPTPLGQLPLALGADFSVASDTKSMTGHSDLLLGHVAVRDLEFRAKIDQWRTLTGAALGPMEAWLALRSIATLPLRLERSCENAQRIAEFLASRKEVTGVFYPGLPSHPGHAIAKKQMRYFGPVLSFVLQNKKSADTFLSKSILLTDATSFGGVTTTAERRAKWGGDAVPDGFIRMSAGCEAIEDLLEDIAQALDATQ